A stretch of Halomonas elongata DSM 2581 DNA encodes these proteins:
- the dapD gene encoding 2,3,4,5-tetrahydropyridine-2,6-dicarboxylate N-succinyltransferase, which yields MLSFALGIGTQNTQGDWLEIYYPAPLLNPEASLVEAAAKVLDAPAGNAAVSFLPEHCAELAGALKAAGHEAQAELAESLASSQRPLVATFIAEDDAPQSAPEVYLKLHLLSHRLVKPHGIDLTGMFGLLRNIAWTNEGAIDIEELPARRLKARLEGRTLSVDCVDKFPKMTDYVVPGGVRIADTARVRLGAYLGEGTTVMHEGFVNFNAGAEGPGMIEGRISAGVLVGKGSDLGGGCSTMGTLSGGGNIVIKVGEGCLIGANAGIGIPLGDRCTVEAGLYITAGAKVTLLDDQGQEVRTVAARELAGQDDLLLRRNSQNGRIECLTNKSAIALNEALHAHN from the coding sequence ATGCTCAGCTTTGCACTCGGAATCGGCACCCAGAACACCCAGGGAGACTGGCTGGAGATCTACTATCCGGCGCCCCTGCTGAACCCCGAGGCCAGCCTGGTCGAGGCCGCCGCCAAGGTACTGGACGCCCCCGCCGGCAACGCCGCGGTCAGCTTCCTGCCGGAACACTGCGCCGAGCTCGCCGGAGCGCTCAAGGCCGCCGGCCATGAGGCCCAGGCCGAACTCGCCGAATCCCTGGCCTCCAGCCAGCGGCCGCTGGTCGCCACCTTCATCGCCGAGGACGACGCTCCCCAGAGCGCTCCCGAGGTCTATCTCAAGCTGCACCTGCTCTCCCATCGCCTGGTCAAGCCGCACGGCATCGACCTGACCGGCATGTTCGGGCTGCTGCGCAACATCGCCTGGACCAACGAAGGCGCCATCGATATCGAAGAGCTGCCGGCACGGCGCCTCAAGGCCCGCCTCGAAGGCCGGACCCTCTCGGTGGATTGCGTCGACAAGTTCCCCAAGATGACCGACTACGTGGTGCCCGGCGGCGTACGTATCGCCGACACCGCCCGGGTACGCCTCGGCGCCTATCTCGGCGAAGGCACCACGGTGATGCACGAAGGCTTCGTCAACTTCAACGCCGGCGCCGAAGGCCCCGGGATGATCGAAGGCCGGATCTCGGCCGGCGTGCTGGTCGGCAAGGGCTCCGACCTGGGTGGCGGCTGCTCCACCATGGGCACGCTGTCCGGCGGCGGCAACATCGTCATCAAGGTCGGCGAAGGCTGCCTGATCGGTGCCAATGCCGGCATCGGCATTCCGCTGGGGGATCGCTGCACCGTCGAGGCCGGGCTCTACATCACCGCCGGCGCCAAGGTCACCCTGCTCGACGACCAGGGCCAGGAAGTCCGCACCGTGGCGGCCCGCGAACTGGCCGGCCAGGACGACCTGCTGCTGCGTCGCAATTCCCAGAACGGCCGCATCGAGTGCCTGACCAACAAGAGCGCCATCGCCCTCAACGAAGCGCTGCACGCCCACAACTGA
- the dapE gene encoding succinyl-diaminopimelate desuccinylase, with protein sequence MTSSETANTLSPTLELAMELMRRPSVTPDDQGCQELMIERLARLGFQIERLPFGDVENFWAVHGHHGPVLAFAGHTDVVPSGPEVHWQYPPFEPRIDDDGMLCGRGAADMKGSLAAMLTAVERFVTEHPDHPGRIAFLITSDEEGPAVDGTRAVVEHLRESHDRLDYCIVGEPSSTEQLGDVIKNGRRGSLGGVLHVRGTQGHVAYPHLARNPIHQAAPALDALVREHWDGGNTFFPATSFQISNLRAGTGATNVIPGDLEATFNFRYSTEVTHEALQQRTEAILEAHGLDFHIDWTLNGEPFLTAEGELVDAALAGVEDVLARRPELSTSGGTSDGRFIASLGSQVVELGPLNATIHKVDERVRATDLDDLSRIYEAILARLFVNGTSRP encoded by the coding sequence ATGACCTCATCCGAGACCGCCAATACCCTGTCCCCCACGCTCGAGCTCGCCATGGAGCTCATGCGACGCCCCTCCGTCACCCCCGACGACCAGGGCTGTCAGGAGCTGATGATCGAGCGCCTCGCCCGGCTCGGCTTCCAGATCGAGCGGCTGCCGTTCGGCGACGTCGAGAACTTCTGGGCCGTGCACGGCCATCACGGCCCGGTACTGGCGTTCGCCGGCCATACCGACGTGGTGCCCAGCGGCCCCGAGGTGCACTGGCAATATCCGCCCTTCGAACCGCGCATCGACGACGACGGCATGCTGTGCGGGCGCGGTGCGGCAGACATGAAGGGCAGCCTGGCCGCCATGCTCACCGCCGTGGAGCGCTTCGTCACCGAGCATCCGGATCATCCCGGACGCATCGCCTTTCTGATCACCTCCGACGAGGAAGGCCCGGCGGTGGACGGCACCCGCGCGGTAGTCGAGCATCTCCGCGAGTCGCACGATCGCCTGGATTACTGCATCGTCGGCGAGCCCTCCTCCACCGAGCAACTCGGCGACGTGATCAAGAACGGCCGCCGCGGCTCGCTCGGCGGCGTCCTGCATGTGCGCGGCACTCAGGGCCATGTGGCCTACCCGCACCTGGCCCGCAACCCCATCCACCAGGCCGCGCCGGCACTCGACGCCCTGGTGCGCGAGCACTGGGACGGCGGCAATACCTTCTTCCCGGCCACCAGTTTCCAGATCTCCAACCTGCGTGCCGGCACCGGCGCCACCAACGTGATTCCCGGCGACCTGGAAGCGACCTTCAACTTCCGCTACTCCACCGAGGTCACCCACGAGGCGCTGCAGCAGCGCACCGAGGCCATCCTCGAGGCTCACGGCCTGGATTTCCACATCGACTGGACCCTCAACGGCGAGCCTTTCCTGACCGCCGAGGGCGAACTGGTCGACGCCGCCCTGGCCGGCGTCGAGGATGTACTGGCGCGGCGGCCCGAACTCTCCACCTCCGGAGGCACCTCGGACGGCCGCTTCATCGCCAGCCTCGGCAGCCAGGTGGTCGAACTGGGGCCCCTGAACGCCACCATCCACAAGGTCGACGAGCGCGTCAGGGCCACCGATCTCGATGACCTGAGCCGTATCTACGAAGCTATTCTCGCCCGCCTGTTCGTCAACGGCACATCACGGCCCTGA
- a CDS encoding cold-shock protein: MNRKVVLRCSLISLLLAAPSPLLVALFVHLAGGAMSREIFASLEIGGVGAVYLAVALAVFVLLLIATLAVNALTPQLVNLAEVEDDDREIGEVKWFNVNKGYGFITRDSGEDVFVHFRAIRGRGHRTLAEGQKVKYQVSRNERGLQADDVTVIT; encoded by the coding sequence ATGAATCGAAAGGTCGTGTTGCGTTGCAGTCTCATCAGCCTGTTGCTGGCCGCGCCGTCACCGCTATTGGTGGCCTTGTTCGTGCATCTTGCCGGTGGCGCCATGTCCAGAGAGATATTCGCCAGTCTCGAGATAGGGGGTGTGGGTGCCGTCTATCTGGCCGTGGCCCTGGCGGTTTTCGTCCTGTTGCTGATCGCTACCCTGGCAGTCAACGCCCTGACGCCTCAGTTGGTCAATCTGGCCGAGGTCGAGGACGATGATCGCGAGATCGGCGAGGTCAAGTGGTTCAATGTCAACAAGGGGTACGGTTTCATCACGCGTGACAGTGGCGAGGATGTGTTCGTGCACTTCCGGGCCATTCGCGGGCGTGGACATCGCACCCTGGCCGAGGGCCAGAAGGTGAAGTATCAGGTGTCGCGCAATGAGCGGGGGTTGCAGGCCGACGATGTCACCGTCATTACCTGA
- a CDS encoding SlyX family protein: MNHDDTPSDLQARLTALESRYAYQEDWLDTLDRTVAQQEKRLAQLERLNELMQRKIRDQQRALQENDAATPRPEDEMPPHY, from the coding sequence ATGAACCACGATGACACGCCTTCCGATCTCCAGGCCCGACTGACTGCCCTGGAAAGCCGCTACGCCTATCAGGAAGACTGGCTGGATACCCTGGACCGCACCGTGGCACAGCAGGAAAAACGCCTGGCGCAGCTCGAGAGACTCAACGAATTGATGCAGCGCAAGATACGCGACCAGCAACGCGCCCTGCAGGAAAACGACGCGGCGACACCCCGCCCCGAAGACGAGATGCCGCCGCATTACTGA
- the trxB gene encoding thioredoxin-disulfide reductase: MSEARHERLIILGSGPAGYTAAVYAARANLKPLLITGIQAGGQLTTTTDVDNWPGDDIGVQGPELMERMKRHAERFETEVLFDHVHEVELRERPFTLKGDNGTYTCDALIIATGASARYLGLESESRFMGQGVSACATCDGFFYRNQDVVVVGGGNTAVEEALYLSNIASKVTLVHRRDSLRAEKILQDKLFDKVENGNIEVIWNHTLDEVLGDNTGVTGARLKSTEDGSTRELDAPGVFIAIGHSPNTGIFEGQLDMAGGYIKVQSGLEGNATATSVPGVFAAGDVMDHVYRQAVTSAGSGCMAALDAERYLDEL; encoded by the coding sequence ATGAGCGAAGCGCGCCACGAACGCCTGATCATCCTAGGTTCCGGGCCGGCCGGTTACACGGCGGCCGTCTATGCGGCCCGGGCCAATCTCAAGCCGCTGTTGATCACCGGTATCCAGGCCGGCGGTCAGTTGACCACCACCACGGATGTGGACAACTGGCCCGGCGATGACATCGGGGTCCAGGGCCCGGAGTTGATGGAGCGCATGAAGCGACATGCCGAGCGCTTCGAGACCGAGGTGCTGTTCGACCATGTCCATGAGGTCGAGTTGCGCGAGCGTCCCTTCACGCTCAAGGGTGACAACGGTACCTACACCTGCGATGCGCTGATCATCGCCACGGGAGCCAGTGCCCGCTACCTGGGCCTGGAATCCGAGAGCCGCTTCATGGGGCAGGGCGTGTCGGCCTGCGCTACCTGCGATGGCTTCTTCTATCGCAACCAGGATGTCGTGGTGGTCGGTGGCGGCAATACCGCCGTCGAGGAAGCGCTGTACCTTTCCAACATTGCGTCCAAGGTGACGCTGGTGCATCGCCGTGACAGCCTGCGCGCCGAGAAGATCCTCCAGGACAAGCTGTTCGACAAGGTGGAGAACGGCAACATCGAAGTGATCTGGAATCACACTCTCGATGAGGTGCTGGGCGACAATACCGGCGTGACCGGGGCCCGGCTCAAGTCCACCGAGGACGGCAGTACCCGCGAGCTCGATGCACCGGGCGTGTTCATCGCCATCGGCCATAGCCCCAACACCGGCATCTTCGAAGGCCAGCTGGACATGGCCGGCGGCTATATCAAGGTCCAGTCGGGGCTCGAGGGCAACGCCACCGCCACCAGCGTGCCCGGTGTCTTCGCCGCCGGCGACGTCATGGACCATGTCTATCGCCAGGCCGTGACGTCGGCGGGCAGCGGCTGCATGGCCGCCCTCGACGCCGAGCGGTATCTCGACGAGCTGTGA
- a CDS encoding CPXCG motif-containing cysteine-rich protein, which translates to MHEDALESRSVRCPYCDTPFALQVDASQGSHATWEDCPRCCAPIQLRIEVSSISGELESVTLGRDDDVL; encoded by the coding sequence GTGCACGAGGACGCACTGGAGAGTCGATCGGTTCGTTGTCCCTACTGCGACACGCCCTTCGCGTTACAGGTCGACGCCTCTCAGGGCAGTCACGCGACCTGGGAGGATTGCCCGCGCTGCTGCGCCCCCATCCAGCTGCGTATCGAGGTGTCCTCGATCAGCGGTGAACTGGAGTCGGTGACCCTGGGGCGGGATGACGACGTGCTGTAA
- the acnA gene encoding aconitate hydratase AcnA — MSTESTPDTLQTFEAAGTTYHYYSLPKAAEALGDIDRLPMTLKILLENQLRFADDPSVAREDMQALVDWQQDASSDREIGYRPARVLMQDFTGVPGVVDLASMRNAVERLGEDPSRINPLSPVDLVIDHSVMVDKFGNPTAFRDNVAIEMERNRERYEFLRWGQQAFDNFRVVPPGTGICHQVNLEYLGKTVWAKEEDGKTFAYPDTLVGTDSHTTMINGLGVLGWGVGGIEAEAAMLGQPVSMLIPEVVGFKLTGKLREGITATDLVLTVTQMLRERGVVGKFVEFYGDGLADLPLADRATIANMAPEYGATCGFFPVDDETLNYLRLTGRDDAQIELVETYCKTQGLWREPGHEPIFSDTLQLDMNDVEPSLAGPKRPQDRVALKNMPTAFAKVMEEDGKSLSTTEKGRLFSEGGQTAVGVEESYEHHDSQKVDMEGDAFRLDPGAVVIAAITSCTNTSNPSVMMAAGLLARNALARGLKTKPWVKTSLAPGSKVVTDYLAAGGVQDDLDTLGFNLVGYGCTTCIGNSGPLPEAIEKAIEAGDLTVASVLSGNRNFEGRVHPLVKTNWLASPPLVVAYALAGNVRKDLANEPLGTGDDGQPVYLQDIWPSQAEIAEAVEKVKTEMFRKEYAEVFDGDDVWKSIDVPESQVYQWSDDSTYIQHPPFFEGMGREPAATEDVESAHILALLGDSVTTDHISPAGAIKPDSPAGRYLQERGVKPVDFNSYGSRRGNHEIMMRGTFANVRIKNEMLDGVVGGETRHVPSGEQMSIYDAAMQYQQEGTPLVVIAGKEYGTGSSRDWAAKGTRLLGVRAVLAESFERIHRSNLIGMGVVPLQFTEGDTRETLGLTGDERISISGLSELTPGGKVEVTITSPKGEKRIEALCRIDTANELEYYLHGGILHYVLRKMIGAA, encoded by the coding sequence ATGAGCACCGAGTCCACACCGGATACCTTGCAGACCTTCGAGGCCGCCGGCACTACCTACCACTATTACAGCCTGCCGAAAGCCGCCGAAGCCCTGGGCGACATCGACCGCCTGCCGATGACGCTCAAGATCCTGCTTGAAAACCAGTTGCGCTTCGCCGACGACCCCAGCGTCGCCCGCGAGGACATGCAGGCACTGGTCGACTGGCAGCAGGACGCCTCGTCCGATCGCGAAATCGGCTACCGCCCGGCCAGGGTCCTGATGCAGGACTTCACCGGCGTGCCCGGTGTGGTCGACCTCGCTTCCATGCGCAACGCCGTCGAGCGCCTCGGCGAAGACCCCTCGCGCATCAACCCGCTGTCGCCGGTCGACCTGGTCATCGACCATTCGGTGATGGTCGACAAGTTCGGCAATCCCACGGCGTTCCGCGACAACGTGGCCATCGAGATGGAGCGCAACCGCGAGCGCTACGAATTCCTGCGCTGGGGTCAGCAGGCCTTCGACAACTTCCGTGTCGTGCCGCCGGGCACCGGTATCTGTCACCAGGTCAACCTCGAATACCTGGGCAAGACGGTGTGGGCCAAGGAAGAAGACGGCAAGACCTTCGCCTATCCCGACACCCTGGTGGGCACCGATTCCCACACCACCATGATCAACGGCCTGGGCGTGCTCGGCTGGGGCGTGGGCGGCATCGAGGCCGAGGCCGCGATGCTCGGCCAGCCGGTGTCGATGCTGATTCCCGAGGTCGTCGGCTTCAAGCTCACCGGCAAGCTCCGCGAGGGCATCACCGCCACCGACCTGGTGCTGACGGTGACCCAGATGCTGCGCGAGCGCGGCGTGGTGGGCAAGTTCGTCGAATTCTACGGCGACGGCCTGGCCGACCTGCCGCTGGCCGACCGCGCCACCATCGCCAACATGGCCCCCGAGTATGGCGCCACCTGCGGCTTCTTCCCGGTCGACGACGAGACGCTCAACTATCTCCGCCTGACCGGTCGCGACGACGCCCAGATCGAACTGGTCGAGACCTACTGCAAGACCCAGGGGCTGTGGCGCGAACCCGGCCACGAGCCGATCTTCAGCGATACCCTGCAGCTCGACATGAACGACGTGGAACCCAGCCTGGCCGGCCCCAAGCGCCCCCAGGACCGCGTCGCCCTGAAGAACATGCCGACGGCCTTCGCCAAGGTCATGGAAGAAGACGGCAAGTCGTTGTCGACCACCGAGAAGGGGCGCCTGTTCTCCGAAGGCGGCCAGACCGCCGTGGGTGTCGAGGAAAGCTATGAGCATCACGACAGCCAGAAGGTCGACATGGAAGGCGATGCCTTCCGGCTCGATCCCGGCGCCGTGGTGATCGCCGCCATCACCTCCTGCACCAACACCTCCAACCCCAGCGTGATGATGGCCGCCGGCCTGCTGGCGCGCAACGCCCTGGCCCGGGGCCTCAAGACCAAACCCTGGGTCAAGACCTCGCTGGCCCCCGGCTCCAAGGTGGTGACCGACTATCTCGCCGCCGGCGGCGTCCAGGACGACCTGGACACACTGGGCTTCAACCTGGTGGGCTACGGCTGCACCACCTGCATCGGCAACTCCGGACCGCTGCCGGAAGCCATCGAGAAGGCCATCGAGGCCGGCGACCTGACCGTGGCCTCGGTGCTGTCGGGCAACCGTAACTTCGAGGGCCGGGTGCATCCGCTGGTCAAGACCAACTGGCTGGCCTCGCCGCCCCTGGTGGTGGCCTACGCCCTGGCCGGCAACGTGCGCAAGGACCTCGCCAACGAACCGCTCGGCACCGGCGACGACGGCCAGCCGGTCTACCTCCAGGACATCTGGCCCAGCCAGGCAGAGATCGCCGAGGCGGTGGAGAAGGTCAAGACCGAGATGTTCCGCAAGGAATACGCCGAAGTCTTCGACGGCGACGACGTCTGGAAGTCCATCGACGTGCCCGAGAGCCAGGTCTACCAGTGGTCCGATGACTCGACCTACATCCAGCATCCGCCCTTCTTCGAGGGCATGGGCCGCGAGCCCGCCGCCACCGAGGATGTCGAGAGCGCTCACATCCTGGCCCTGCTCGGCGACTCGGTGACCACCGACCACATCTCACCAGCCGGCGCCATCAAGCCCGACAGCCCCGCTGGTCGCTATCTCCAGGAGCGCGGCGTCAAGCCGGTGGACTTCAACTCCTACGGCTCGCGTCGCGGCAACCACGAGATCATGATGCGCGGCACCTTCGCCAACGTGCGTATCAAGAACGAGATGCTCGATGGCGTGGTCGGCGGCGAGACTCGCCATGTGCCCTCCGGCGAGCAGATGTCCATCTACGACGCGGCCATGCAGTACCAGCAGGAAGGCACCCCGCTGGTGGTGATCGCCGGCAAGGAATACGGCACCGGTTCCTCGCGCGACTGGGCCGCCAAGGGCACCCGACTGCTCGGCGTACGCGCCGTGCTGGCCGAATCCTTCGAACGCATTCACCGCTCCAACCTGATCGGCATGGGCGTGGTGCCTCTGCAGTTCACCGAGGGCGACACCCGCGAGACCCTGGGTCTGACCGGCGATGAGCGGATCTCGATCTCCGGACTCTCGGAGCTGACCCCGGGCGGCAAGGTCGAAGTGACCATCACCAGTCCCAAGGGCGAGAAGCGCATCGAAGCCCTGTGCCGCATCGATACCGCCAACGAGCTGGAGTACTACCTCCACGGCGGCATCCTGCACTACGTGCTGCGCAAGATGATCGGCGCGGCCTGA
- a CDS encoding NAD-dependent malic enzyme — MTREAKRPLYIPYAGPPLLEMPLLNKGSAFTREERLEFNLIGLLPQNVETIEEQVERAYRQYRQCQNDLDRHIYLRAIQDDNETLYFRLVSEHLEEMLPIIYTPTVGQACEEFSNIYRNHRGLFISYPDRDRMDDILRSATKDRVKVIVVTDGERILGLGDQGIGGMGIPIGKLSLYTACGGISPAYTLPITLDVGTNNQALLDDPMYMGWRHPRVSQEEYDAFMAEFIAAVKRRWPQVLLQFEDFAQANAMPLLERYRDKLCCFNDDIQGTAAVCVGTLMAACKARGEDVADQRVVFVGAGSAGCGIAEQVVVAMQAEGLSEEEARARVFMVDREGLVTSDQEWLRDFQRRLAQEPSLVDDWDGQSLLEVVKQVRPTVLLGVCGQQGLFTEEVIRTMHAGCPSPLVMPLSNPTSRAEALPEDVIRWTDGEAMVATGSPFAPVEHQGRQYPIAQCNNAYIFPGIGLGVVAAGARRVTDGMLMAASRALAAEAPVAKTGEGAVLPALSKIRELSKAIAFEVALEAQREDVALKSDEQEIRAAIERHFWYPEYRDYRRRSF; from the coding sequence ATGACCAGAGAAGCCAAGCGCCCCCTCTATATCCCCTATGCCGGGCCCCCCTTGCTCGAGATGCCGCTGCTCAACAAGGGGAGTGCCTTCACCCGCGAGGAACGCCTCGAGTTCAACCTGATCGGTCTGCTGCCGCAGAACGTCGAGACCATCGAAGAGCAGGTGGAGCGGGCCTATCGCCAGTATCGCCAGTGCCAGAACGACCTGGACCGGCACATCTACCTGCGAGCCATTCAGGACGACAACGAGACGCTCTACTTTCGCCTGGTCTCCGAGCATCTCGAGGAGATGCTGCCGATCATCTACACCCCGACGGTCGGACAGGCCTGCGAAGAGTTTTCCAACATCTATCGCAATCACCGCGGGCTGTTCATTTCCTATCCCGACCGGGATCGCATGGACGACATCCTGCGCAGTGCCACCAAGGACAGGGTCAAGGTGATCGTGGTCACCGACGGCGAGCGCATCCTGGGGCTGGGCGACCAGGGCATCGGCGGCATGGGAATTCCCATCGGCAAGCTGTCCCTGTACACCGCCTGCGGCGGTATCAGCCCGGCCTATACGCTGCCGATCACGCTCGATGTGGGTACCAACAACCAGGCCCTGCTCGATGACCCGATGTACATGGGCTGGCGGCATCCGCGTGTCTCCCAGGAAGAATACGATGCCTTCATGGCGGAGTTCATTGCCGCGGTGAAGCGCCGCTGGCCCCAGGTGTTGCTGCAGTTCGAGGACTTCGCCCAGGCCAATGCCATGCCGCTGCTCGAGCGCTATCGCGACAAGCTGTGCTGCTTCAACGACGACATCCAGGGCACCGCCGCGGTCTGCGTGGGCACCCTGATGGCGGCGTGCAAGGCGCGAGGCGAGGACGTGGCCGATCAGCGCGTGGTCTTCGTCGGTGCAGGCTCCGCCGGTTGCGGCATCGCCGAACAGGTCGTGGTGGCCATGCAGGCCGAGGGCCTGTCGGAGGAAGAGGCACGGGCACGTGTCTTCATGGTCGATCGTGAGGGGCTCGTCACGTCGGATCAGGAGTGGCTGCGCGACTTCCAGCGTAGGCTGGCCCAAGAGCCCTCGCTGGTCGACGACTGGGACGGGCAGTCGCTGCTCGAGGTGGTCAAGCAGGTGCGCCCGACGGTACTGCTCGGCGTGTGCGGCCAGCAGGGCCTGTTCACCGAGGAGGTGATCCGCACCATGCACGCCGGCTGCCCCTCACCGCTGGTGATGCCGCTGTCCAACCCGACCTCGCGTGCCGAGGCACTGCCGGAGGATGTGATCCGCTGGACCGATGGCGAGGCCATGGTGGCCACCGGCAGCCCCTTTGCGCCGGTGGAACACCAGGGTCGCCAGTATCCCATCGCCCAGTGCAATAACGCCTATATCTTCCCGGGCATCGGGCTTGGCGTGGTGGCGGCGGGCGCTCGCCGGGTCACCGACGGCATGCTGATGGCGGCCTCCCGTGCGCTGGCGGCCGAGGCGCCGGTGGCCAAGACGGGCGAGGGCGCGGTGTTGCCGGCGTTGTCGAAGATTCGGGAGCTGTCCAAGGCGATCGCCTTCGAGGTGGCGCTGGAGGCACAGCGAGAGGACGTCGCGCTGAAGAGCGACGAGCAAGAGATTCGTGCCGCCATCGAGCGTCACTTCTGGTATCCGGAGTATCGGGATTATCGGCGCCGGTCATTCTGA
- the trpS gene encoding tryptophan--tRNA ligase, translating to MTAASDKTRVLTGITTTGTPHLGNYVGAIKPAIAASQDPSVQSYYFLADLHALIKSQDPKRVQQSRLEIAATWLALGLDTDNAIFYRQSDIPEIPELTWMLSCVCAKGLMNRAHAYKAAVADNETAGNPDPDKGVTMGLFSYPVLMAADILMFNAQRVPVGRDQIQHIEMARDMAGRFNHLFKGQYFTLPDAVVDERVEVLGGLDGRKMSKSYDNTIPLLVSEKKLLKLVRKIKTNSLEPGEPKDPDSCTLFQIYSAFASQEEAAEMRTEYENGIGWGEAKNRVFEYLNEQLREPRERYQALLEDPAHIEEVLRQGADRARAEAAPFMDRLRQAVGLGRFV from the coding sequence ATGACTGCAGCATCCGACAAGACCCGTGTGCTCACGGGCATCACCACCACCGGCACTCCCCACCTGGGCAACTATGTCGGCGCCATCAAGCCGGCCATCGCAGCGAGTCAGGACCCGAGCGTCCAGTCCTACTATTTCCTCGCCGATCTGCATGCCCTGATCAAGAGCCAGGATCCCAAGCGGGTCCAGCAGTCGCGCCTGGAGATCGCCGCCACCTGGCTGGCCCTGGGGCTGGATACCGACAACGCCATCTTCTACCGGCAGTCGGACATTCCCGAGATTCCCGAACTGACCTGGATGCTCTCCTGCGTCTGCGCCAAGGGTCTGATGAATCGCGCCCATGCCTACAAGGCGGCCGTGGCCGACAACGAGACGGCCGGCAACCCGGACCCGGACAAGGGGGTGACCATGGGGCTGTTCAGCTATCCGGTGCTGATGGCCGCCGACATCCTGATGTTCAACGCCCAGCGCGTGCCGGTGGGGCGCGACCAGATCCAGCACATCGAGATGGCGCGCGACATGGCCGGCCGTTTCAACCACCTCTTCAAGGGCCAGTACTTCACCCTGCCCGATGCGGTGGTCGACGAGCGGGTCGAGGTCCTGGGCGGGCTTGATGGACGCAAGATGTCCAAGAGCTACGACAACACCATCCCGCTGTTAGTCTCCGAGAAGAAGCTGCTCAAGCTGGTGCGCAAGATCAAGACCAACTCGCTGGAGCCCGGTGAACCCAAGGATCCGGATAGCTGCACGCTGTTCCAGATCTACTCGGCCTTCGCCAGTCAGGAGGAGGCGGCCGAGATGCGCACCGAGTATGAGAACGGGATCGGCTGGGGCGAGGCCAAGAACCGGGTCTTCGAGTACCTCAACGAGCAGCTGCGCGAGCCGAGGGAGCGCTATCAGGCGCTGCTGGAGGATCCTGCCCATATCGAGGAGGTGCTGCGCCAGGGGGCCGATCGCGCCCGTGCCGAGGCCGCGCCTTTCATGGATCGGCTGCGCCAGGCGGTGGGGCTGGGGCGCTTCGTCTGA
- the ald gene encoding alanine dehydrogenase produces MKIAVPKEIKNHEYRVALTPSGARELVGRGHDVIVQAAAGEGAGFSDADFEAAGARLEADVAKLWDDAELILKVKEPQAEEVARLSAGQTLFTYLHLAAEESLTKGLLDSGATCIAYETITAPEGGLPLLAPMSTVAGRMAVQAGAHSLEKAQGGAGILLPGVPGVAPARVTVIGGGVVGENAARMALGLGAEVTVLDKSIPRLETLDDRYQGRMKTVFSTADALEEAVRESDLIIGAVLVPGAAAPKLITRDMLSDMKPGSVLVDVAIDQGGCFETSKPTTHAEPTYVVDGVVHYCVANMPGAVARTSTQALTNATLPFVVALADKGWQKALADDDHFAAGLNVHDGKLTYRAVAEAFGLEYVEAASLIG; encoded by the coding sequence ATGAAGATCGCCGTGCCGAAGGAAATCAAGAACCATGAATATCGCGTTGCCCTGACCCCCAGCGGGGCCCGTGAACTGGTCGGGCGTGGTCATGACGTCATCGTCCAGGCCGCCGCTGGCGAGGGCGCGGGCTTCAGCGACGCCGACTTCGAAGCGGCCGGCGCTCGCCTGGAAGCCGATGTGGCCAAGCTGTGGGATGACGCCGAACTGATCCTCAAGGTCAAGGAGCCCCAGGCCGAGGAAGTCGCCAGGCTGTCTGCCGGGCAGACGCTGTTCACCTATCTGCATCTGGCGGCCGAGGAGTCGCTGACCAAGGGGCTGCTCGACAGCGGTGCCACCTGCATTGCCTACGAGACCATCACCGCTCCCGAGGGTGGCCTGCCGCTGCTGGCGCCGATGAGCACCGTGGCCGGCCGCATGGCCGTCCAGGCCGGCGCGCACAGCCTCGAGAAGGCCCAGGGCGGAGCCGGTATCCTGTTGCCTGGGGTGCCGGGCGTGGCACCGGCCAGGGTCACGGTCATCGGCGGTGGCGTGGTCGGCGAGAATGCCGCTCGCATGGCACTGGGGCTGGGCGCCGAGGTGACGGTTCTGGACAAGTCCATTCCGCGCCTCGAGACCCTGGACGATCGTTATCAGGGCCGCATGAAGACGGTGTTCTCCACTGCCGATGCGCTCGAAGAGGCGGTCCGCGAGTCGGATCTGATCATCGGTGCCGTGCTGGTGCCGGGAGCCGCGGCGCCCAAGCTGATCACGCGCGACATGCTGTCCGACATGAAGCCCGGCAGCGTGCTGGTGGACGTGGCCATCGACCAGGGCGGCTGCTTCGAGACCAGCAAGCCCACCACCCATGCCGAACCGACCTATGTGGTGGATGGCGTGGTGCACTACTGCGTGGCCAACATGCCCGGCGCAGTGGCCCGGACCTCCACCCAGGCGCTGACCAACGCCACCCTGCCGTTCGTCGTGGCTCTGGCGGACAAGGGCTGGCAGAAGGCGCTGGCCGACGACGACCACTTCGCCGCGGGGCTCAATGTCCACGACGGCAAGCTCACCTACCGTGCCGTGGCCGAAGCCTTCGGGCTGGAGTATGTGGAAGCCGCCAGCTTGATCGGCTGA